The window GGGTGGTGGCTTGCGGCGCCTCGGATTCCTTATGTTATAATTCAACCCATGAGAGCTAATAAACGAAGGAAGCAAGCCCTTACAAAGCTCGGAGCCGCTATAAACGATATAGCCATACGGCGAGCCAGTCTCCTTATCTCAAACAATCTGATGGATATTGAAGCTCTCAAGCGCTTTGTTCCCAGTAAAGAACTTTACTATATTCCTCCGGGAATATTTCCTGATATGTTTCCTCGGGATCTAAATGCTGCATCGACGTTGCGATTAAAACTATCTCTTCCACCAAACATCCCCTTGCTTCTTACAGTTTGTATGTTCCGAAAAGGCGCGAAGTGGGAAAGCCTTGCTTTCCTCTTTGAAGCCCTTGAACTCTTGAAGTCTAAGAAAAACTTTATTCTGCTGGTTATTGGTTCTGGTTCTCTCTGGTCGTCGGTAAGGCATTATGCTTGGGAAAAACTTGGGGATCGTGTTGAATTTCTTGGGATGATTCCTAGATCGGAATTGTTCCGCTATTATTCTCTTGCCGATCTCTTTGTTTTCCCCGGTATTGGCGAATCGCTTGGAATGGTCTATCTGGAAGCTCAGTCCTGCGGTTGCCCTGTGGTTGCTCTGGATAGCGAAGGGGTTCGTCAGGTGGTTTGTCACGGCAAGACAGGCATTTTGGTTTCTTCGCCGCTGCCGGAAGCATACGCTGACGCTGTATCTCTTATGCTGGATAGTCCGAAATTAAGGGATGAAATGGGCAGGGAAGGGATGACATTCGTTAGAGAAAAGCGAAATGCGCATCTGAACAATTTAAGCCTAGTAAGGCTGTTAGAAAGACTCGTTCATGAGCATGATTAGGCCATCGTCTTCTCATGCAGTTTGTCTTTTTTCAATTAGCCCATGAGATACATTCACCCGGGCAGGATCTAATAGCATCTTCTACACATTCGCTTCCGCCTTCAGGTTTAATCACAGTAGATTTTTCGGAAGCTTCATCGAGCTTAAAGACTTCGGGGCATAGTTCTTGACAGGTTCCACAACCAACACAGCACTCTGCATCTATAACGATTTTTTTCGGCATTTTTATCTCCTTATGGGACATTCAAGCTTTTTCGCTCAGAAGTTTCATATTTTTTAATCTTACTGCAAAAGCAAACAGCCTGGTGGTTACCATTGCAACAATAAGGCGGGGAACCCAGAGCCAGAACGGTGGTAACCCGAGAGGCAAGAACAAAGTGGGATCTTCGACCATCGAGTGATTTATGCCCACAGACAATTGAAGTGCTTCCAGTTCGTCTTGGGGAATGTCGCCGTTTTTAGCTTCCTCGACAATTACTGCTCCTCCGTAAGCCAGTCCAAAGACCACAGCCGTCATCCACAACAGTCCCACTCGCTCTGACAATCCCAGCATTTTTAAGGCTGGCTTCGTCGCTTTTACAATTATAGAAATCCAGCCCTTTGCCTTGGCCACTTCAAGAAAAATCATGATAGCCATAATAATGAAGAAAATTTTTATGCATAGCTTACCAGTTCCAATTGCCCAGGAAATTGTCATTTCCAGGAAGCTCTGGTGAACTGTTACGCTTGAAGCGACATCACGGACATTTCCTTCGTGCACACCGGTCTTAATGAAAAATCCCAGCAGGAACACTGTTACAGTTGCGGCTGTCACTCTAACCATAACAGCCTTCCACGCCTTGATACCGGATTTGGATTGAATTACCGTTTCCTGGATCATATTGTGGCATATAAGAATAAAATTCGCCATCAGGATCATTTCTTCTTTTGAGAAGGGCAAGACGGACATGGCGGCAATTCCTCCATAGACGCTGGTGAGAGCCCCCACGATAATAGGAATAGCGCTTATGCCAGGAAGGCCCAGAAGATGCATAATAGGCGCAATTATTGCGGTTAGCTTTTCCAGAATCCCTGTCCAGGAAAGGACTGCCGTCAGGTAGGATATGGGCAGGATGATTTCAATCATCCATATAAACCCTGATAGTCCCTTTTTGATACCGTTTTTCAAGGGAACAGTGTCCATAAAGATTATCCCGCTTGGATGGATTTAAGATTGTTTGCCATAATCACACCAGGGTTGCAGACTGCAGGCGTTACACTTGGGATTTTTAGCCGTGCATGTTCTTCTTCCGTGAAGAATCAGTGCGTTACTAAACCATGTCCAGATAGTTTTAGGCACAAGGTTCATGAGTTCTCGCTCTATAATCTCCGGCTGGCTTGATCCACTCACTCCAAGCCTGTTGACTACTCGCTGGACATGTCTGTCAACGGCTATACCTTCTTCAATACCGTAGGCGTTTCCGAGCACCATAGCCGCTGTTTTTCTGCCAACTCCGGGGAGTTTAGTGAGATCATCGATATTTTCCGGCACTTTGCCGCCAAAACGTTTTTCCAGCATTTCCGCACAGTTTTTTAGAGTTCGTGCTTTTTGCCTGAAAAATCCCGTGGGGCGTATGATTTCTTCAAGCTGCTCAACAGGAATGTTGATGAAGTCTTGAGGCGTCTTGCATTGCTTGAATAGCTTTGTGGTTACTTGATTTACTCTTTCGTCCTTACATTGAGCAGAAAGAATCACTGCCACAAGAAGTTCAAAAGGATTTGAAAACTTCAATTCAAGGGGCGCTTCGGGATATTCTTTCCGAAGCGCTTCGATGATATTTTCGAGTTTTTCTTTTAAATCTCCCATGCTTTCACCAGTTCAATGAGTGTTCTGATTCCAAAAGCTGTTGCTCCTTTTGGCATCTGGAACCATGGTTTTTCTGCCCAGGCTGGACCGGCAATATCTATGTGCGCCCAGGGAATTTCCTTGGGGACAAACTGTTTTAAGAAAATTCCCCCGATTATGGTTCCGGCTTTGCGGTTTCCTACGTTTTTGAAATCGGCAATATCGCTTTTAATGTCCTCGGCATAAAAATCCCAGAGCGGAAGGGGCCAGAGCTTTTCCCCAACACGATTACCCAATGTGCTAATTTTTTCGACGACGTCGTCTTTATTGCCAAGAATCCCGGCAACGCGATCCCCCAGCGCAATAATGCAGGCTCCTGTGAGAGTTGCTAGATCCACAATAAGAGCAGGCGAATAGGTTTTTACGGCGTAGGTTATGGCATCGCACAGGATTAGCCGCCCTTCAGCGTCCGTTGTGATAACTTCAACCGTCTGTCCTGAAAGAGTTTTTAACACATCTCCTGGACGATAGGCTTTTCCATCGGGCATGTTTTCAGCGCAGGGCATAACGCCAACAACTCTTCTAGGAGGTTTCATTGTGCCCACAATTTCCATGGCTCCAAGGACTGTGGCAGCTCCAGCCATGTCGTGCTTCATAAGTTCCATACCTGAAGCTGGTTTGATGGAAATTCCCCCCGTGTCAAAAGTGATGCCTTTTCCAACAAACACCAGAGGCTTTTCGTTTTCACAGCCCCGTGGACAATATTCCAATACGATAACATAACCAGGGTTGGCACTTCCCTTAGCGACGCCCACAAAGGCGCCCATGCCCATCCTTTCGGCTTCTTCCTGGTCTATTATTGTGCATTTCAGGTTATAGGTTTCGGCAATAGCTCTGGCTTCCCTGGCGAGTCGTTCAGGGGTAATCTCATTAGAGGGAGCATTAATTAGATTGCGGGCTCTCACTATGCCGTTTTCCAGACTTTTCAGGTAGCTGAGCACATCAAGAATAGCTCCATTGGGTTCGGTTTTCAGTAGGACAACCTGTTCTTCAATTTGCTTTTTAGTTTCTGCAGGCTTGGTTTTAAATTCCCGGTATTCGTAGGAAACAGAAAATCCCGTGAAGAGGAGTTCTCTAAGGAACCAGTGCAAATCTTCTGAAAGAAGTTCAAAAATCGGAAATGGAAAGGCTATTTTAGTGATTCCTTTTTCAGAGGCTTCATTAAAAGTTTTAGCCCAGACAGAGTAAAGAACATCCTGATTATGCTCATCTTTTTTACCCAACCCGGCAAGAATTATTTTCCTGAAGGGAACGCCAGAGGGGCTATAACCAGTCATTATTTGCTCTTTTTTGGCTGAAAAATCGTTCCACCAGGGCATTTCTTTCAGCCAGGGGAGAACTTTTGCTATCCAGGGGTGCTGAATAATGGTATCCCTTGTTTCTTCAAAGGAGAAAATTACAATAGCGTCTGCACAGCCATTGTAAGGTTCGGTTTTCCAGGAAAAAATCATTTTTTCTCCTCCTTAATTCGGTTATCCGAAATAGCAGGTTTGTTCGTCAATCCAGTTCAAAGGTTTATAATCATAGCCGTTCCCGATTCTCCATCCCAGTAGAAAAGTTTTCCCGAATATAAAGGAGATTTCGAAGTAGCTATCCGGATTGCTTCGTGAATCTGGACTGAGGCTATCATTGAAACCACGGGAACGAGAGTTCCAAGTTCTTCTTCGTGTTTTCTGGCTTCTCTTTTTACTCCTGCATAAAGCTTCTTGAGCTTCGGTCTGTCGTCGGGCATTGTAGTGGTTACCTGTCCCCACCAGCCTCTAACCGCTCCATGAATGAAAGGTATTCCTCGCCGGTTTGCTTCTTCTTCTGCCGATATGCGATCCTTTGGGTTGTCAAATCCATCCAGGACTATATCTACATCGTCAAAGTGTGATGGCATTACGCGGGATTCGAAAGCTTCTACTTCGACAAGAGAGTTGATCCTTCTTATGATTTCTTTTGTGGCGAGGACTTTTGGGAAAAAAAGGGAATCTGCTATACAGAAGGGCTGTCGATTTAGATTTGATAGATCAAATCTGTCGTGATCAACTATCCTTATAAATCCGAAGCCGAGCCTTGCTGCAAGTTGTATGATATGACCTCCCAGTCCGCCGCAACCACATACAAGAAGTCGGGTTCTGCAGATGTGAGCCTGATCTTGGGTTGAAATGGTGCCCAGGTTCTTAAGATACCTCTCTGGTATGATGTTGTGTTCTATAGCTAGAGCCGTTGCTTCCCGGACTGAAATATTCTTTTTCTCAGCTAGCAACATAATTTCAAAATCGGATACTTTTTTAATCATGTTCAAAGCCCTCTTTGAGTGTTACCTTATTTTCAATGTTGCCAGAGCGATGAGAGCCAGGATGCCTGATACTATCCATAAACGGACGACGACTTTAGGTTCAGCAAGCCCCCGGTATTGCAGTGCGTGATGAAGAGGCGCTCTTGTGAATAGGCGTTTCCCTATGAGTTTTACACCGATTTTGTCCTGAATCTGGCTCGATAGAGCTTCCGCCACGAAAAGCCCGCCAAGAATAGGGAAAAGCATTTCCTGCTTAAGGAATACGCACATTGTGGAAATAGCTCCTCCCAGAGCAAGGGATCCCGTATCTCCCATGAATATCTGAGCCGGGTAAGCGTTATACCATAGAAAGCCCAGCCCGGCGCCCCCTAAGGCAGCGGCTACGACGGCGAGTTCTCCAGCCCCAGGAATGTAAGGATAGTATAGGTATGCCGAATAGATTTTGTTTCCAATAACGTAAGCAAAAACTCCAAGCACAGAAATGGTAAGAATTGAGGGCATTATAGCAAGTCCGTCCAATCCATCGGTTATGTTTACGGAATTGGTTACAAACATTACGAACAAAATGACAAAAACTGTGTAGAGCCAATGCCCCAGGTTAACAAGGGGAGCTTTGAGAAAAGGGATGTAAAAAAGCGTAGCTTCCCTTGGGTGGAGCGGACTGAAGGAACTTGTAACATAGCACGCAAAACCTATGGCAAAAGCCGCCTGAACAATTAGCTTTGTTCTCTCAGAAAGACCCCGATCACCACTTTTTCGCCTGAGTTTCTTTATATCGTCGATAAATCCGAGAGCACCAAACCAGGTTGTTGCGAATACAACACCCCAAAGAAAGGGGCTCGATAAATTGCCCCATAGAAATAGTGAGAAAAAGGCTCCACCGATTATCAGAATTCCTCCCATCGTGGGAGTGTCACCTTTCCCTGATATGAACCTGAGGCCAGTTTCCCGCTGTTGGTCGAGAATCTTGCGACGATGAAGAAACATTATGTAGGGTTTGCTACAGATAAGAATAAAAATGGCCGCTGTAAGAGCCGCCATGATAGCTCGAAAGGTTGTGTAGTTTACCAGTCGAAAGAAGGAGAGAAAATCTGAAAGGGACATAAGCAGGTTGCCAAGCCAGTAAAGCATTCAAAAACCTCCAAAGGATCGGAATAGTATTTCAAATTCTAAGAAATTGCTTTTCTTGGCTTCATTCTGCCAGTTTTACTATCCTAGTTCTTCTTTAGCTGTTGTTTTAGTTCCCGCCAGACAGGCCTTTTGTTTGCGGACTCGCTCTTCACACAAAGCCATTATAGCACAGTAGGTCTCCCTGATGGGGAAATGGGGGACAAAATCAGTGGATGTTAGAATAAATCCATTCAGTCCCCTGTAAAGTTCTGGCGAAGGGCAGATAACATGTCTTTCCAGCATCTTGAGAATACCTCGCAATGCTGCTTCCCGCACTTGCCAGAAATGATGCGTTCCTAGAGAAAAGAGCACTTCAATTGCTCGATTATCAACTCCAATGTGCCCTATGGCAACGGCAGCTTCCACGACCACTTCAAATGATGGATCCCTTAACTTCGCAAGAATCCTTTTGAACCATACATCCTTTCCAGCCAGCAGTTCTGAAAAGTGAGTTACCACCTGGCAGGCCTCAGCCCTAACCTCGTAATAGGGATCATCAAGGGCTTTTTCTACTGCTCTGGCAACCTTTGCGTCAAAGACTCCAAGAAGCCTTATGCTTTTTAGGGCGTTACGGCGTATAAACCCAACTTCTCGAAAATCACCTCCTAGAAGTCTTTGCCATAGCGGAACGGGGGTTCTATCTTCGATCATTCTCAAAAGTTCCGGTATTTTGTCGCGGCAGAGCAGGTATCCTGCGAGTTTAACGCCCATGTTTCGAATCTCCCACCGATGGTCATTTAAAAGCCGTCCGACACGGTAGCGAAAGTATTCCAGTTCATCTTCATCCTTTAGCACATCTAGGGGTGTATAAGCGGAAGGATTTTTTTCATAGGAAAGTTGAAGAGCGCGAAGCAATTTCCCATTCGTCCATGCGGGTGGAATATCCATGGATGCAAGGATTTTTTCTGGAGGTAGAGGCACAGCTCTTCCTTCAATTATGTCGGCGATAGTTTTTGCTGCATTTCGCTGGAAGATTGCTTTGGCGCATAGGCTCATTGTTGTAAGTAAAACGTTATCCTGCAGGATTCTCAGGATGGCTTGAGCTAGCACCTGCCCTTTAACTTGCTCTACGATCTCTCCGTTTTCATTCCTGGTCACATCCTCGTAAAGAACATAAGCTGCTCCAGTTTGTTTCATTGCTCTGGCATTCATTACCTGATGATCCCCGGGAAGCCCACTTTTGGGGATCAGAATAGATGGCTTCCCCATGGCAGCTATTTCACTGATCGTTCCGGCACCACTTCTTGCTACTACAAGATCAGCAATAGCATAGACATTCTGAATGTTATAAAAGTAATCCTGCCCGTAGTAAAAATTTGGTAGTTCTTGCTTTATTTCTTCATCAAGTTGAGCAATACGTTCTTCTGTGTCGCGTTCGGCATCATAAATCGGCGTTTTTGAAAGTCCTCTTCCGTGCACGATAAAAATTTTGTGACGGTACGGAAAAAGGTAAGGAATAGCGTCCACAACGGCACGGTTTATAGTTCTTGCCCCCTGGGATCCACCAAATATGAAGACCACTTTTCTGTTTGGTGGGACCTTGAAAGGCAAGGCGGACTCAGACGGTTTTTTATCCATCACCGATATAGACTGCCTCACAGGGTATCCGCTGATAACGCCGTTTTTAGGGAAGAAGCTAAGAGTCTGTTCAAAACTTACAAATACTCGATCAACCCATTTTCCCAATATCAGGTTAACCTTTCCGGGGATGGTATTTTGTTCATGCAGGAAGATTCCTATGGGGACTCTAAACAACCGTTTCAGAACCAGAGCAGCCATAACGGTAGGAGCACTGACGTAGCCACCTGTGGAGATCACCCATAAGGGTGGGAATTTCAAAAGATAAACGATACTTTTTAAAGTTCCAAAGGCTGTAACTACAAGGCACCAGCAAAGCTTAACGGGATTCCTTACACCTTCAAAAGGATGTGCCCAGGTATGAAGAAGCTGAAAGCCTTCCTTTGGAATAATGTGGTCTTCTGCTTTGCCGGCTTTTCCAATGTATATGACTCGATAGTTTGGGTGTCGGCGCTTGATTTCTTCCAGGATCGCAAGCAGGGGATAAACATGTCCCCCCGTTCCACCACCGGCAAGAATCACAGTTGGAGTTTTACGGACAGGCTTAATCCTGAAACGTACAAGAACACTCATTAACCCGTATAAACATACCAATAGAGCTATGGCACCTAACATAAAAGTTAATATCTTCATTGATTTTCCTTGCTGTCACCATCCAGAACTTTCATAAGCAAATCATACGGGATAGCCCCCTCCCGCAGAATCTTTATTTCTCCCCCTGAGCAGTCAACAACAGTTGATGGAGTCCCAAATATAACACCATTGTCAATAATTACTGCAAGGAAGTTTTTGAGCCTTGGTGGTATTGATGAAGGGTCCCTCAGAGGCATTTCCCCTGAAGGATTTGCGCTTGTTGATATTATCAATCCCCCCGCAAGTTCTGCAAGAAGTCTTGCCACAGGATGAGACGAGACACGGACTCCAATTTTTCCTGTCTTTGCATGCAGTATTTCTGGAAGCTTCGGATTTGCCTTGAGCACGATCGTTAGAGGTCCTGGCCAAAATTTAAGAGCGAGTTTTTCGACTAGATGATTCCACTCTACCCATGCATCTTTTGCATCTTCAAGGGACGCAGCAATGAGCGGAAGAGGTTTATCTTCGGGGCGGCCTTTAGCAAGATAGATGTTTTGTATCCACTCTTCCCGGTAAGGTGCGGTGCCAATACCGTAAATTGTTTCGGTAGGATAGAAAAAAATCTGACCCTTTTGAAGAAGTTCACGCCACAAATTTTTAACTTCTTCAGGGATTACCTCATCCTTGTTAAGTTGCCAGTAGAGAGGATTCATGATTGTTTGCCCGCTTTTAATTAAGCAGGCAGGGACAATGTATTACCAGTATTATCCCTGCTTCTGCTAACTCTATTTCATAGTCTCAGAAAGTTCCTCGTTTTTCTTTAGGATCGCTTCTCTAGTTTCAGCACGGTAGGCAACAAGGCGGTTTTTAAGTCTTTCATCCCATAAAGCCAAAATTTCTACAGCCAGGAAAGCTGCGTTTTTTGCTCCCCCTTTTCCAATGGAGACCGTTGCTACAGGAACTCCCGGAGGCATCTGCACGGTCGAAAGAAGTGCGTCCCAGCCATGAAGGGGAGACGAATCTATGGGAACTCCTATGACGGGAAGAACTGTGTTGGCAGCGATAGCGCCTGCAAGATGAGCAGCCCATCCGGCTCCTGCAATTATAACTTTGATACCTCGACTATCAGCAGTTTTGGCAAAGTTCGCCACTTCTTCTGGTGCACGATGAGCCGAAAGCACCTTAACTTCATAAGGCACTTCGAAAGATCTAAGCACTTCCAGTGCACCTTCCATCACCTTCATATCAGAGTCACTGCCCATAAGAACCGCTACTAATGGTTTTTTTGTCATCTGTTACTCCTCCTTACTCCTTCCCGATGTCGCTTCTGTAATACATACCTTCAAAACTTACTTTTTTCATTTCCCTATAGGCGATTTCTCTAGCTTCCGCTAGAGTGGAACCTCGACTTATAATCCCAAAGACTCTTCCACCTGTAGTCACCAATTCTCCATTATCTCCAATTCCAGTCCCCGAATGAAAGACAATACAAGAAGGATCCACCTCTTCCAGTCCTTTAATTGGCACTCCAATTTTGTATCTATCTGGATAACCCTTATACCATCCTTTTTTGCCCTTGCATCGACCACTAACAGCTATAAGACACAGATAGTATGAAGGATCCCAATCCAGACGAATTTCTTTTAGCCGGCGTGTGGATATGGCTTCACAAACATCAACAAGATCGGTTTTAAGGCGAGGTAGAATAACCTGAGCTTCAGGATCGCCAAGTCTGATGTTGATTTCTAACACATAGGGGGTAATGGAATTATGTTCTTCAACAAGCATTAATCCAAGGTAAATTACGCCTTCGTAGTGGATTCCGCGTTCGCTGATGCCCTTTACAAGGGGGCGAGCAACCCGGCTCATGATATGTTCTGTAAGTTCTTCAGTTAGCCACGGGTGAGGACTGTAAGATCCCATTCCGCCAGTGTTTTTTCCCTGGTCGCCATCGTAGGCTCGCTTGTAATCCTGAGCGGCAACCATCGGAAGAATGGTTTCTCCATCGGTAAAGCAGAAGAATGATAATTCTCTACCGTAAAGCCTTTTTTCTATGTCCACTCTATTTCCTGCGTCTCCAAATATTCGATCAACCATTATAGAGTGAACAGCCTCTTCTGCTTCTTCTGGAGTGCTACATACAATGGAACCTTTCCCTGCGGCGAGTCCGTCCGCTTTAACAACCACAGGATAGCCCACAGATCGAACATATTGTTTGGCCTTGTCGGGATCATCAAAAATGGCGAATTCAGCCACAGGTATGCCAAGATCTCTGAGCAGCACCTTTGTGTCGCACTTGCTCGATTCAAGGCGGCTCGCCCTTTTGTCCGGTCCTACTATAGGAATACCACGCTTCCTGAATTCGTCCACTATGCCAGCAGAAAGGGGCTTTTCTGGGCCAACGAAGGTTAGATCAATCTTTTCCTTTTCTGCAAAGTCGGCTATCTCTTCAACTGTTTGAGCGTTAACGCATTCGGCTATTTGAGCTATGCCAGCGTTGCCGTGAGCAACATAGACTTTTTTAACTCTAGGGCTCTGAAGGAACTTCCACGCTATCGCATGGTCTCTTCCACCGCTTCCTACCACAAGAACCTTCATTTTTTCCTGAATCCTCCGTTCTGTCCATAAGAGGCAACTTGACGTATCGCCTCTACAAGCTCATTCAAGCTAATTCCCACATTTATTCACAGTCTGGGTATGTTGCTAAGATAATTACAAATTGCCCCATCGTAGCGATGAGTCAAACAGAAGGCCTTTTTTGCCATTTCAAAGCTAGTTTGCTCGGAGATTTTTCCTCCCTGAGAATCCATTTCTTTTAGAATGGTTTGGTAATCTGCCGGGTCTGTTACAACAACTACATGTCGGAAGTTCTTCGCTGATGCTCGGATGAGAGTTGGTCCGCCGATGTCAATGTTTTCTATAGCTTCTTCCAGAGTGCATCCTTCTCTGGATACGGTGGCTTCAAAGGCATAGAGATTTACGACCACCATATCAATTAACTGAAGCCCGTGAGCTTTGATGGTTGTCATGTGATTTTCGTTATTCCGTAGAGCCAGAATGCCGCCGTGGATTTTTGGATGTAGAGTCTTGACTCGCCCGTCGAGCATTTCGGGAAATCCAGTAAAATCCGAAACATCGGTTATAGGTAGCCCCGAATCCCGAAGCACTTTAGCAGTGCCACCCGTTGAAATGATGGATACTCCGTGACGCACAAGCCCTTTAGCCAGATCAACTATTCCTGTTTTGTCTGTCACACTTATAAGAGCTCTAGTGATTGTTATCATCTATCTATGAACTCCTTTCTTCCTAAAGAATATTGTTAATGGCTTGAAGAATCAGCCGCAGAGAATATTTGATCCGCCAGCCGATTGAGATATGGCGTGGCGGTAGATTTCAAATCGTCTATCCGACTTTTCGGGCTTTTGCTGCTGTCGAACTAACATCCGCTAGAACCTTTTCAAAGAAAGCTTCACTGGCTTTTACAATAGCCGAATCATCTGGAAGTGCCATGGTGGGTTTCCCCTGAAGATCGTATTGAGCAATCAAAGGATCCACCGGGAAAACAACTACATTGTTTCCGAAGGTTTTAGCGACATCATCAGGAAGGTTTGTTAAGAAAGAGTTGGGGTCGCCAGCCCACTGATTAACAATAAGATATTGCTTGCCCAGCTTTATCGGGAGTGATCTAACCAGTTGGGCTATGCGGCAGGCTGCCGTGATTCCTCGTTTGCTACTGTCTGAAACAACAAGAAGAAGGTCGATATCTTTTTGAGTTAGCCGGTTAAAGTGTTCCATTCCCGCTTCGTTGTCCACAACTAAATAAGGGTAATTTGCCATGAGTTTGTCGAGAAGGTTAGACAAAATGCTGTTTGCAGCGCAGTAACATCCGGGACCTTCTGGATGTCCCATAGCGACAAGATCGAAGCCGTCAGCTTCTATAAGCGCTTCTTCCATTTGAAGTTCCATGAAAATGTCTTTTGTCATGCCCGTGGGAACATCTTTTTTCATTCGTTCTCGAGCATCAGAAAGAGTGGTTTTGATTTTTACACCAAGCACTTCATTAAGATTCGTGTTAGGATCGGCATCTACGGCTAGAATCGGTTTCAT of the Thermodesulforhabdaceae bacterium genome contains:
- a CDS encoding glycosyltransferase family 4 protein gives rise to the protein MRVGLYFPNKPLNIGIPSGDKTIAEGIVASLGRHGHLCREMTDFRSRLFWKSLQEIIKLPYAFWESVRRFRSFKPHIWVTYHSYYKSPDLFGWWLAAPRIPYVIIQPMRANKRRKQALTKLGAAINDIAIRRASLLISNNLMDIEALKRFVPSKELYYIPPGIFPDMFPRDLNAASTLRLKLSLPPNIPLLLTVCMFRKGAKWESLAFLFEALELLKSKKNFILLVIGSGSLWSSVRHYAWEKLGDRVEFLGMIPRSELFRYYSLADLFVFPGIGESLGMVYLEAQSCGCPVVALDSEGVRQVVCHGKTGILVSSPLPEAYADAVSLMLDSPKLRDEMGREGMTFVREKRNAHLNNLSLVRLLERLVHEHD
- a CDS encoding ferredoxin, which codes for MPKKIVIDAECCVGCGTCQELCPEVFKLDEASEKSTVIKPEGGSECVEDAIRSCPGECISWAN
- a CDS encoding nucleoside recognition domain-containing protein, with the protein product MDTVPLKNGIKKGLSGFIWMIEIILPISYLTAVLSWTGILEKLTAIIAPIMHLLGLPGISAIPIIVGALTSVYGGIAAMSVLPFSKEEMILMANFILICHNMIQETVIQSKSGIKAWKAVMVRVTAATVTVFLLGFFIKTGVHEGNVRDVASSVTVHQSFLEMTISWAIGTGKLCIKIFFIIMAIMIFLEVAKAKGWISIIVKATKPALKMLGLSERVGLLWMTAVVFGLAYGGAVIVEEAKNGDIPQDELEALQLSVGINHSMVEDPTLFLPLGLPPFWLWVPRLIVAMVTTRLFAFAVRLKNMKLLSEKA
- the nth gene encoding endonuclease III, translated to MGDLKEKLENIIEALRKEYPEAPLELKFSNPFELLVAVILSAQCKDERVNQVTTKLFKQCKTPQDFINIPVEQLEEIIRPTGFFRQKARTLKNCAEMLEKRFGGKVPENIDDLTKLPGVGRKTAAMVLGNAYGIEEGIAVDRHVQRVVNRLGVSGSSQPEIIERELMNLVPKTIWTWFSNALILHGRRTCTAKNPKCNACSLQPWCDYGKQS
- a CDS encoding leucyl aminopeptidase, with translation MIFSWKTEPYNGCADAIVIFSFEETRDTIIQHPWIAKVLPWLKEMPWWNDFSAKKEQIMTGYSPSGVPFRKIILAGLGKKDEHNQDVLYSVWAKTFNEASEKGITKIAFPFPIFELLSEDLHWFLRELLFTGFSVSYEYREFKTKPAETKKQIEEQVVLLKTEPNGAILDVLSYLKSLENGIVRARNLINAPSNEITPERLAREARAIAETYNLKCTIIDQEEAERMGMGAFVGVAKGSANPGYVIVLEYCPRGCENEKPLVFVGKGITFDTGGISIKPASGMELMKHDMAGAATVLGAMEIVGTMKPPRRVVGVMPCAENMPDGKAYRPGDVLKTLSGQTVEVITTDAEGRLILCDAITYAVKTYSPALIVDLATLTGACIIALGDRVAGILGNKDDVVEKISTLGNRVGEKLWPLPLWDFYAEDIKSDIADFKNVGNRKAGTIIGGIFLKQFVPKEIPWAHIDIAGPAWAEKPWFQMPKGATAFGIRTLIELVKAWEI
- a CDS encoding ThiF family adenylyltransferase: MIKKVSDFEIMLLAEKKNISVREATALAIEHNIIPERYLKNLGTISTQDQAHICRTRLLVCGCGGLGGHIIQLAARLGFGFIRIVDHDRFDLSNLNRQPFCIADSLFFPKVLATKEIIRRINSLVEVEAFESRVMPSHFDDVDIVLDGFDNPKDRISAEEEANRRGIPFIHGAVRGWWGQVTTTMPDDRPKLKKLYAGVKREARKHEEELGTLVPVVSMIASVQIHEAIRIATSKSPLYSGKLFYWDGESGTAMIINL
- the mraY gene encoding phospho-N-acetylmuramoyl-pentapeptide-transferase, yielding MLYWLGNLLMSLSDFLSFFRLVNYTTFRAIMAALTAAIFILICSKPYIMFLHRRKILDQQRETGLRFISGKGDTPTMGGILIIGGAFFSLFLWGNLSSPFLWGVVFATTWFGALGFIDDIKKLRRKSGDRGLSERTKLIVQAAFAIGFACYVTSSFSPLHPREATLFYIPFLKAPLVNLGHWLYTVFVILFVMFVTNSVNITDGLDGLAIMPSILTISVLGVFAYVIGNKIYSAYLYYPYIPGAGELAVVAAALGGAGLGFLWYNAYPAQIFMGDTGSLALGGAISTMCVFLKQEMLFPILGGLFVAEALSSQIQDKIGVKLIGKRLFTRAPLHHALQYRGLAEPKVVVRLWIVSGILALIALATLKIR
- a CDS encoding glycosyltransferase, with amino-acid sequence MKILTFMLGAIALLVCLYGLMSVLVRFRIKPVRKTPTVILAGGGTGGHVYPLLAILEEIKRRHPNYRVIYIGKAGKAEDHIIPKEGFQLLHTWAHPFEGVRNPVKLCWCLVVTAFGTLKSIVYLLKFPPLWVISTGGYVSAPTVMAALVLKRLFRVPIGIFLHEQNTIPGKVNLILGKWVDRVFVSFEQTLSFFPKNGVISGYPVRQSISVMDKKPSESALPFKVPPNRKVVFIFGGSQGARTINRAVVDAIPYLFPYRHKIFIVHGRGLSKTPIYDAERDTEERIAQLDEEIKQELPNFYYGQDYFYNIQNVYAIADLVVARSGAGTISEIAAMGKPSILIPKSGLPGDHQVMNARAMKQTGAAYVLYEDVTRNENGEIVEQVKGQVLAQAILRILQDNVLLTTMSLCAKAIFQRNAAKTIADIIEGRAVPLPPEKILASMDIPPAWTNGKLLRALQLSYEKNPSAYTPLDVLKDEDELEYFRYRVGRLLNDHRWEIRNMGVKLAGYLLCRDKIPELLRMIEDRTPVPLWQRLLGGDFREVGFIRRNALKSIRLLGVFDAKVARAVEKALDDPYYEVRAEACQVVTHFSELLAGKDVWFKRILAKLRDPSFEVVVEAAVAIGHIGVDNRAIEVLFSLGTHHFWQVREAALRGILKMLERHVICPSPELYRGLNGFILTSTDFVPHFPIRETYCAIMALCEERVRKQKACLAGTKTTAKEELG
- a CDS encoding L-threonylcarbamoyladenylate synthase, coding for MNPLYWQLNKDEVIPEEVKNLWRELLQKGQIFFYPTETIYGIGTAPYREEWIQNIYLAKGRPEDKPLPLIAASLEDAKDAWVEWNHLVEKLALKFWPGPLTIVLKANPKLPEILHAKTGKIGVRVSSHPVARLLAELAGGLIISTSANPSGEMPLRDPSSIPPRLKNFLAVIIDNGVIFGTPSTVVDCSGGEIKILREGAIPYDLLMKVLDGDSKENQ